Below is a genomic region from Burkholderiales bacterium.
CGCGCCTTCCTCTGGTGGGATACGCACGTTCGCGCACGCGCCGAGCAGGGCGAGCACCAGGCAGAACAGCCGCTTCATGGCCGGGGTCGCGCCCATTGTAGGCTCGGGCGCGCCCGGGCCGCTACGCGCTGCGCATGCGCGCCGCGCGCACGATCGCGATTGTCGCAAGCGGCGCGACAAGGCCGATCAGGGTCGCGGTGATGAACAGGGCCCCGAGCTCGCTGTAGTCGGCCGGCACCTTGATCGCGCCGGTGGCGGCGTCCTTCACCTCGCGCGTGACCGTGAAGATCCGGTTGAGGTATTTCGTGCCCAGTTGCGCGGCCGAGAGGGCGAGATTGGTGAAGGACGCCATCACCGCGAAGTAGGTGGCTTTCAGGTTCGGCGGTGCCGAGTTCGCGATCCAGGCGAGCATCGGCACCATCGCGATCTGGCCCAGCGGCGATTCGAGCGCGGTGTCCACCAGCGCGATGAAGCGCGCGTCCACCACCCCGCCCGTCCTCGCCGCGGTCCACTCGTGCAGCCCGTAATACATGCCGATCTGCGGCAGCGAGAGCACGGTGCCGACGAGGGTGAGAAAGCCGACCACGTAGTAGATCGAGCGCTCGGCGATGAAGCGGCGGAAGACAAAGAGGCCGACGAGCGTGAGACTGGAGCCGATCAGCGAGAGCTGGGCGAGGAACTGCTGATCGAAGCCGAGCACGTCAATCATCCACCAGCTCGCACCGGCCCCCGGACCCGGCGTGGCGCGAAACACCCAGACCACCGCCGCGGTGCCGACGAGCGTCGCGCGCGCCTCGGCATCCAGCTCGCGCACCAGCCGCCAGAGGAGAAAGAGCACGATCGCCATCGAGGCGCCGAAGACGATCTCTTCGGCGTATCCGATGCGCGCAAGGCCCAGGCCGACCGACACCGCGGTGAACGCCGCGCCACCGGCGAGCATCCACCAGTTGACCGGCGGCGGCGCCGGATCGTCGCCGTACTGAAGGGGATTGCGCCAGCGCAGCCAGCGCGCGAGCACGACGCCCGAGACCGACACCACCGGAATGGCGAGTGCCCATTCGTACACGCGCAGGTAGGCGGCGACCTTCTCGCGCTCGGGCAGCGCGTGCACGCCGGCCATCAGGTAAACGTTGGCGAGCGAGACGAGCACCAGTCCGCCGATGATCGCGACGCGCCCGAGCGTCTGCATGGTGATCTGCATCGCACGGCGCTCCGCGGGCGGGATCTCGCGGCCGTCGGCCTCGCGCCGCGGAACCGCCTCGACCGTCATCGCGTCGGCGACCACGTCCTGGATCATGTAGCCCACGGGCGCCATCAGCGCCGAGAGCACGTACCAGTGCTCGGCCGGCATCACCGCGCGCATCGCCGCCGGGTCGGCGAGTAGCCCGATCATGATGCCGATGCTCGCGGCGAGCAGCCCCGCGCCGAAGAAGACGAGCGCGTCCTTCCAGCGCCAGGCAAGGTCCACCAGGTGGCCGACCACCATCTTCACGGTGTAGGGCATCACCGCCCAGAAGCCGAGCGCGGCGAGGAACTCCGCCGACAGGTCGAGGTACTCCTTGATGAAGAACGTGCCGACGATGCCGGTGAGGCCCTGGATTCCGGCGGCGAAATACACCATCAGCGGCGGCAGGTACGAAAGCCGCAGCGAACGGAGGAGCGAGAGCGCGGTCATCGGCCGCAGTGTAGCGGGGCGGGCAGGGACCTACGCGAGCAGGCCGAGCCAGGCGGCGGCGATCGCGAGCGTCGCCGCCGTCACCGGCACCCCGGCGCGGGCGTGGCTGCGCCAGTCCACGCGGATGCCCTGTCGGGCGGCCGCCGCGATCACGATCATGTTGGCGATCGAGCCGACGATCAGGAGGTTGCCGGCGAAGGTGCTTACGAGCGCAAGCAGCGGGCCGGCGATCGGTCCGGTCGCCGCAGGAAGCAGCAGCATCACCGCCGGCACGTTGGACACGGCGTTCGAGAGCACCAGCGTGGCGAGGAAGAGCGGCGCCGGCTCGGCGAGCGGCACGCCCAGCTCGGCGAGGCGCGCGATCGCGGCCGCGGTGAGCCCGGTGCGCTCGAGCGCGTGGTTCACGACGAACAGGCCGATGAAGAGGATGAGCAGCTCCCAGTCCACCAGCCCCAGCATCTTGTTCGAGTGGAGCTTGCGGCTCATGAGGAGGAGCCCGGCGCCGGTGAGCGCCGCCACCTCGCGCGGCCAGTCGGTGAACAGAAACACCGCGAGCAGCGCGCCGGCCACGGCAAGGCCCTTTGCGCTCTGCCAGCGATCGAGCGCGTGCTCCTCTTCGCGCCGCTCGGGTGCGCCCGTTTCCGGGAGCGGTCTTCGCCATCGCCCGCGCGCCTGCCAGGCGATCACCGCCCATGTCGCCGCGAGGCCCGCGAGCACCGGCACGGCGGCGATGGCGAGGTAGGCACCGAAATCCACTCCCAGCACCTGCCCGATCAGCATGTTCTGCGGGTTGCCGATGAGGGTCGCGGCCGAACCGACGTTCGCGGCGCAGGCGAGGCCGAGCAGATAGGGCACCGGATCGAGGCCGCGCCGCCGGCAGCCCTCGATGAGCACCGGCGCGACCGCAAGGCAGACGACGTCGTTGCTGAACACCGCCGAGAGCGCTGCGGCGACACCGATCACCGCGGCAAGCAGCGCTGCCGGCGCGAGCGGCAGCGCGGCGATGCGCCGCGTCACCCAGCCGTAGAAGCCGCCGAGGCGCATCTGCGCCGAGATCACCATGAAGGAGAAAAGCAGGAGCAGCGTCGGCAGGTGGATCGAGCGCGCCGCTTCCTCGGGCGTGAGAACGCCGAACGCGACAATCGCGATCGCGCCCAGAAGCGCGACGCCGGTGCGGTCAAGCTGCAAGAACGGCAGCCCGCCGAGAAACATCCCGCAATAGACGAGGGCGAAGATCGCGACGACGGTCGCGGCGAGCGGCTCGGGCACGGCGGCGGATTCTACGGCGCGCCTGCGCCGGCGCGGGCCGCGGCATAGAATCGGGCATGGCTCAGCCACGCTCGGCCGGCGCCGTGATCTTTCGCCGCACGCCGCAGGGCGTGCGCCTGCTCTTGCTGCGTGCCTACCGCAACTGGGACTTTCCGAAGGGAGAGATCGAACCCGGAGAGACGCCGCTTGCTGCCGCGAAGCGCGAGTGCGCCGAGGAAACCGGCCTCACCGACCTCGATTTCCGGTTCGGCGAGGCGCACCAGGACACGCTGCCTTACGCCGGCGGCAAGGTCGCACGCTACTTTCTTGCCGAGACCGCGACCGAGCGCGTGACGCTGCCCGTCTCGCCGGAGCTTGGCCGCCCGGAGCATCATGAGTGGCGCTGGGTAAGCTTCGACGAGGCGGAGGACCTGCTGCCGCCGCGGCTTGCGATCGTGCTCGACTGGGCGCGCGCGAGGATCGGCTGAGCACCGGCATGCCGGACGGGCGGGTGCGGCCGTACCCGCGTCACCCGACTGATGCCGTGAAGTACTTCTGTGCGTGACGAATGCAGGTCTGGGTGAACGCGTCTGAGGCCGGCGATGGCGACTCTCCCGCGCGCGCCACGAGACAGATGTCGCGGCGGATTTCCGGCGCGGTGATCCGACGATGAACCACGGGTCCGAGCTTTACCTGCCGCATCAGCGAGTACGGCAACACCCCCACGCCGAGGCCGTTCGCAACCAACCCCACCATCGTGTGCGGATATTCGACCTCGAATGCCGGGCGAAGCACTGCGTTCTCGCGCGCATACGCTGCCTCGACTAGATGGCGCACGCTGCTCGTCCTCCTGAAGGCGATGTGCGCGAACGGGACGATTTGCCGCCATGTCACCCTGCGCAGGCGCGTCAGCGGGTGATCGGTTCGGCACAGCAGCACGAGGTCGTCGTGAAAGAGCGTGCGGTGGGCGAGGGTCGGGTCATCGCGCTTTTCCGGCGCAAGCGCGAGATCCGCCTTGCGGCTACGCAGCATGTCAATGGCAACGTCCGAGAGCGTATCGTGGAGTTGAAGCGCGATGCCGGGGTGGGTTCGCTGGAAGCTGGCAACCACGTCCGGCAGAAAACCTGCCGCTATCGACGGCGAGGCGGCCACCGTGAGCTGGCCGCGCGTTCCGCCGAGATAGTCACGCACACCCGCTAGACCGGATTCGAGACGTCGCAGCAGGTCCTCGGCCACTGCGAGCAACTCGGCTCCGGCCGGCGTGAGCGACACGTTGCGCGTGTTGCGGTCGAAAACGCGCGCTCCCACTGCCTCCTCGAGTTTTCGGACCGCGGAGCTCAGCGCGGGTTGCGAGAGATGGATCGCTTTCGCAGCCTCGCTGAAGCTCAGCATGCGGGCGACCGTGACGAGGATTTCTAGCTGCCGCACCGTTACATTTATCGTCATGAGCGATAAGTTTATCCGACAAAACAATTAGACAGATAAAACCGCGCCGACTAACGTCGCACGCACGCATTGTTGAATGTCCGGTTCCCGGCCGGGGAGAAAACCATGGTCGCGGTTTCGAAATCAGCGGTTGGCAGGTTTGTCATTACGCCAAGCGGCAGGGCGCTCGGCGCAGACGTCGCGGGCGTAGACCTGCGTCGGCCGCTGGCGCCGGGCGAGGTCGAGGCAATTCGCCATGCTTGGGCAGAGCACCTCGTACTTCGCTTCCGAGGTCAACGGCGCCTGACCCTCGAGCAGCTGGCTGCTTTTTCCCGGAACTTCGGAGAACTGGACCGCGCGCCGATCAGGAGCGATCCCCGTGGCCAGGTTTCCCCGGACGAGCATCCGGAGATTACGGTGATCTCCAATGTCATTGTGGACGGCAGGCCGATTGGCGGGTTGGGCGCGTACGAAGCGGTCTGGCACGCCGATATGACCTACAACCCCCGGCCGCCGAAAGGAAGCGCGCTCTACGCGGTCGAGATTCCTCCGACCGGGGGAAATACGCATTTCGCCAACATGTACCTTGCATACGAAACGTTGCCGCCGGACCTCAAGCACCGCGCCGAGACGCTGAAGTGCGTCCACGATGCGAGCCGTAACAGTGCGGGCGAGCTGCGCATCGGATTCACGGACGTGTCCGACCCCAGTAAAACCGTGGGGGCAGTACATCCGGTCGTGCGCACGCATCCGGAAACCGGCAGAAAGTGTCTGTTTCTCGGGCGGCGCCGCAACGCATACCTCGTGGGCCTGCCGCTGGAAGAGAGCGAGGCGCTTCTCGATGCCCTGTGGGCCTACGCGGTCAGGCCTGAACTCGTATGGGAGCAGGTCTGGCAAGTGGACGATATCGTCCTCTGGGACAACCGCTGCACTATGCACCGTCGCGATTCGTTCGACCCTGGGAGCCGCAGGCTCCTGTATCGCACGCAGATCGTTGGCGAGGAAGTTACCTGAGCGGCAGGTCTGCGTGGATTGCGCGCCGCACAACTGTGCCGGGGACCGTCTGATCGTCGAGCTTGTGCGGGTTCGGCGGGTGGAATTCGCTCTCGTTACTCCCTATCGGTTGTCCTCGGGAGATCTTGTTGCATTTGATCCGATCGTGGTCGAGGCGATCGACGCTGACGGCCGCGAAGGTTGGGGCGAAGCGCTGATTGTGCCGGGCTACGCGCCTGAATCCGCGGAGCACGCTTGGGAGATGTGCTGCGGTCTGAGCGAGCGCATCGCCGGCCTCGGCACGGCTGCGGCGCGGCGCTTGGTTACCGAGCGCCGCGACGCAAGCGCCGGCGCTTCGAGCGCGCTGCTCGCCGCACTCGAGATGATGGTCGGCCACCCGATGCTAACAGTCGAGCGCGAGTGCCGCGTGCCGCTGGTCGCGCCGTGTCAGGCTCACGACCCGGCCGAGATCGCTGACGAAGTGGAGCGCCTGATTACCACGGGCTTCCGGACTCTCAAGGTCAAGGTGGGCTACGACTGGCGCGAGGATCTGCGGCGCGTCTCCCGCATTCAGGAGGCGACGGCGGGACGCGCGATGCTGCGCCTCGATGCCAACCGCGGATTCAGCGAGTCTGATGCGACCGCATTTGCATCTCGCCTCGATCCGCGCGGAATCGAACTGTTCGAGCAGCCGTGCGCTGCCCACGACTGGGCCGCGAACGGCGCCGTCGCATCCGCTTCTGCGGTTCCCGTAATGCTCGATGAGTCCATCTATGGAATCGCCGACATCGAACGCGCGGCGCAGCTTCCGGGGGTGGCCTACGTCAAGCTGAAGCTGAAAAAGATGGGCGGCGTGGAGATGCTGGTGCGGGCGTTGCGGCGCAGCGCTGAACTGGGCCTCGACGCGGTGCTGGGCGACGGTGTTTCGACTGAGATCGGCTGCTGGATGGAAGCCACTGTCGGTGCGCGCATGGTGCGTAACGCCGGAGAAATGAACGGTTTTCTGAAGGTGCATCAGCGTTTGTTTACGAATCCGCTCGAGTTCAAGGAAGGAGCGATCGTCCTGCGGCCACACTACTGGCCGCAAGTTGACCGCGAGGCGCTCGCTGCGCACACGCGCGCAGTGCGCGAATTCGGCGCACGGATGAAGGTCGCCTTGCCGCAAGATCGCTCCGCGCGCGCATGATCATCCAGGAGGAGAGCGCATGAACAGACTCGTTCGTGTTTTGCTAATGCTGGTACTGGTCTCGGGTGCAGCGATTGCCCTGGCACAGGCGCCGGTTCGAATCATCCACGGTTCGAACGCCGGCGCACCACAGGATGTCATGCTGCGAATTCTCGCGGAGGAGATGCAGAAGGCGCTCGGGCAGCCGGTGATCGTGGAGCCCCGGCCCGGGGCCGAGGGTCAGATCGCGATGACCGCGCTCAAGCAGGCGCCAGCCGACGGAAACACGATCTTTTCCGACGGTACGGGGATCACCTCGATTCTCCAGATGCCGGACGCGCTGCACAAGTGGACCGACTTCGAGCCGCTTTACCGTCTGCAGCTCGATCCGTTCGCGCTCTACGTGCAGCGGGGCAAGTATGCCGACCTGAAGAGCTTTCTCTCCGACATGCGCATCAGGGCGGCGGACGTGCGTGTTGGTGGCTACGCCGTGAATGGGCCGTTCCGCATTACGCTCATGATGATCGCGCGTCAGGTGAAGGGGGATTTCACCTGGATTCCTTTCGATAGCGGCGCGCGCGCGATCACGGCGGTCATGGGCGGGCACATGGAGGGAGCACTAAGCAACATCAGCGTCTACTCCAGCTTCAGGGAAAAGACCGCGGTGCTCGCGCATACGGCGGAAAAGCGCCTGGCGCAGTTTCCGGACGTACCGACCTTCAAGGAGCTGGGTATTGACATCGTCCGCTACCACTGGCGCGGAATGTTCGTAAAGCGAGGCACGCCGGAGCCGGTCATCAACCGCCTGTTCGAGGGTGTTGGCCGCGCAGTGAGATCGGATCGTTTCCAGAATTACTTGCGCGATACCGCTACCCTGGAGGGGACGATGTCGCGCGCCGACTACGCGAAAATGCTGGAGGAGCAGGCGAAGGCTGACGAGCAGATGCTGCGCGCGTCGGGCGCGATCAAGTAGGCGTGACGATGGCCGTGGCAGCCCGACCGAAGCTGATTGACTTTCG
It encodes:
- a CDS encoding anion transporter translates to MPEPLAATVVAIFALVYCGMFLGGLPFLQLDRTGVALLGAIAIVAFGVLTPEEAARSIHLPTLLLLFSFMVISAQMRLGGFYGWVTRRIAALPLAPAALLAAVIGVAAALSAVFSNDVVCLAVAPVLIEGCRRRGLDPVPYLLGLACAANVGSAATLIGNPQNMLIGQVLGVDFGAYLAIAAVPVLAGLAATWAVIAWQARGRWRRPLPETGAPERREEEHALDRWQSAKGLAVAGALLAVFLFTDWPREVAALTGAGLLLMSRKLHSNKMLGLVDWELLILFIGLFVVNHALERTGLTAAAIARLAELGVPLAEPAPLFLATLVLSNAVSNVPAVMLLLPAATGPIAGPLLALVSTFAGNLLIVGSIANMIVIAAAARQGIRVDWRSHARAGVPVTAATLAIAAAWLGLLA
- a CDS encoding NUDIX domain-containing protein; translated protein: MAQPRSAGAVIFRRTPQGVRLLLLRAYRNWDFPKGEIEPGETPLAAAKRECAEETGLTDLDFRFGEAHQDTLPYAGGKVARYFLAETATERVTLPVSPELGRPEHHEWRWVSFDEAEDLLPPRLAIVLDWARARIG
- a CDS encoding LysR substrate-binding domain-containing protein; translation: MAEDLLRRLESGLAGVRDYLGGTRGQLTVAASPSIAAGFLPDVVASFQRTHPGIALQLHDTLSDVAIDMLRSRKADLALAPEKRDDPTLAHRTLFHDDLVLLCRTDHPLTRLRRVTWRQIVPFAHIAFRRTSSVRHLVEAAYARENAVLRPAFEVEYPHTMVGLVANGLGVGVLPYSLMRQVKLGPVVHRRITAPEIRRDICLVARAGESPSPASDAFTQTCIRHAQKYFTASVG
- a CDS encoding TauD/TfdA family dioxygenase yields the protein MVAVSKSAVGRFVITPSGRALGADVAGVDLRRPLAPGEVEAIRHAWAEHLVLRFRGQRRLTLEQLAAFSRNFGELDRAPIRSDPRGQVSPDEHPEITVISNVIVDGRPIGGLGAYEAVWHADMTYNPRPPKGSALYAVEIPPTGGNTHFANMYLAYETLPPDLKHRAETLKCVHDASRNSAGELRIGFTDVSDPSKTVGAVHPVVRTHPETGRKCLFLGRRRNAYLVGLPLEESEALLDALWAYAVRPELVWEQVWQVDDIVLWDNRCTMHRRDSFDPGSRRLLYRTQIVGEEVT
- a CDS encoding enolase C-terminal domain-like protein codes for the protein MEFALVTPYRLSSGDLVAFDPIVVEAIDADGREGWGEALIVPGYAPESAEHAWEMCCGLSERIAGLGTAAARRLVTERRDASAGASSALLAALEMMVGHPMLTVERECRVPLVAPCQAHDPAEIADEVERLITTGFRTLKVKVGYDWREDLRRVSRIQEATAGRAMLRLDANRGFSESDATAFASRLDPRGIELFEQPCAAHDWAANGAVASASAVPVMLDESIYGIADIERAAQLPGVAYVKLKLKKMGGVEMLVRALRRSAELGLDAVLGDGVSTEIGCWMEATVGARMVRNAGEMNGFLKVHQRLFTNPLEFKEGAIVLRPHYWPQVDREALAAHTRAVREFGARMKVALPQDRSARA
- a CDS encoding tripartite tricarboxylate transporter substrate binding protein, whose product is MNRLVRVLLMLVLVSGAAIALAQAPVRIIHGSNAGAPQDVMLRILAEEMQKALGQPVIVEPRPGAEGQIAMTALKQAPADGNTIFSDGTGITSILQMPDALHKWTDFEPLYRLQLDPFALYVQRGKYADLKSFLSDMRIRAADVRVGGYAVNGPFRITLMMIARQVKGDFTWIPFDSGARAITAVMGGHMEGALSNISVYSSFREKTAVLAHTAEKRLAQFPDVPTFKELGIDIVRYHWRGMFVKRGTPEPVINRLFEGVGRAVRSDRFQNYLRDTATLEGTMSRADYAKMLEEQAKADEQMLRASGAIK